In one window of Caballeronia sp. TF1N1 DNA:
- a CDS encoding nitronate monooxygenase family protein, producing MALPAVLQNLALPVVGSPMFIVSYPELVLAQCKAGIVGSFPALNARPAELLDEWLTQIQASLAEHKSANPNAVIGPIAVNQIIHQSNARLEQDVRVCVEHKVPIFITSLRAPVKEMIDAVHSYGGIVLHDVINLRHAQKALEAGVDGLILVAAGAGGHAGTISPFALVGEVRRMFDGPIVLSGSIANGGSILAAQAMGADLAYMGTRFIATREAHALDSYKQAIVDANAADIIYTNLFTGVHGNYIRQSIVNAGLDPEALPQSDKTAMNFGDSAAKAKAWKDIWGAGQGVGLMDDVPSVAQLVARLRQEYDEAKSRLRIG from the coding sequence ATGGCACTTCCCGCCGTACTGCAGAACCTTGCATTGCCGGTCGTCGGCTCGCCGATGTTCATCGTCAGCTATCCCGAACTCGTGCTTGCGCAATGCAAGGCGGGCATCGTCGGTTCGTTTCCGGCGCTCAACGCGCGTCCCGCCGAATTGCTCGACGAATGGCTCACGCAGATTCAGGCATCGCTCGCCGAACACAAGTCCGCGAACCCGAATGCGGTCATCGGGCCGATCGCGGTGAATCAGATCATCCACCAGTCGAACGCGCGACTCGAACAGGACGTGCGCGTGTGCGTCGAGCACAAGGTGCCGATCTTCATCACGAGCCTGCGCGCACCGGTAAAGGAAATGATCGATGCGGTGCATTCGTACGGCGGGATCGTGCTGCATGACGTGATCAACTTGCGGCACGCGCAAAAGGCGCTCGAAGCGGGCGTCGACGGGCTGATTCTCGTGGCGGCGGGCGCGGGCGGCCACGCCGGCACGATCTCGCCGTTCGCGCTCGTCGGCGAAGTGCGGCGCATGTTCGACGGCCCCATCGTGCTGTCAGGCTCCATCGCCAACGGCGGCTCGATTCTCGCCGCGCAGGCCATGGGCGCGGACCTCGCTTACATGGGCACGCGCTTCATCGCGACGCGCGAGGCGCACGCGCTCGACAGCTACAAGCAGGCTATCGTCGATGCCAATGCCGCCGACATCATCTATACGAACCTCTTCACCGGCGTGCATGGCAACTACATTCGCCAGAGCATCGTGAATGCGGGACTCGATCCCGAAGCGCTGCCGCAGTCCGACAAGACCGCGATGAATTTCGGTGACAGCGCGGCCAAGGCGAAAGCGTGGAAGGACATCTGGGGCGCGGGCCAAGGCGTCGGCCTGATGGACGATGTACCGAGCGTCGCGCAACTGGTCGCGCGCTTGCGTCAGGAATACGACGAGGCGAAGTCGCGTTTGCGGATTGGCTGA